In the Acanthochromis polyacanthus isolate Apoly-LR-REF ecotype Palm Island chromosome 20, KAUST_Apoly_ChrSc, whole genome shotgun sequence genome, TACAGGGATTAGGACTACTCTGAATGGGACAGAAACCTAATGTAAATCAAATACACTTTCTTGATCACACCTCATATTGGCAAAACTTGACAGGCATGCATCCAAGCTGAGGTCACGCCTCAGATTTTGCAAAGTCTAAAACGAGAACCTAGCTGTATCCCTGCAAAAGACGAAATGTCAAACTACTGGGGAGTAACTTTATTTAGGAGGgatttgttctcttttttaaGAGTATTTTGggacatttatatttatttggtAGTGAAAATTAAATAGCAAGAGGCAGGAAAAGCTGAGGTTATGGGCTTACCCAGGTTGTTGCTTTTGTTCATGTcacaaatatgttaaaaacATAATGCTGATTCACACATTTTATAGGTGAACATATAAGATTTATACTGAAAGCATGATTTACACaggtaaaacaacaacaggtcTTATGACTTCTTCCAGGACATAACTGAGAAACCTTGCATCTGCCTAGCAACCTAAAGCTCTCTGTGGCCATAAAACCCAGCGCTAAGAGGCTGTCTCTGTGTGAACTGGCCATAATACTGTCGCCTCTATTTAGACTGCAGGTTTTAATAGTCACAGATGATGATTAGCCACCTAACGCACTTTTGTAAAGCCCTACTTCCTGATAGCCAGGCAACAGTAAAAAGTACACAGTTCAGTAAAACAGCATTCACCCCTTAAACTCCACACCATTTCCTCcacatttgcttttatttgttgcCTTGTTTTCCAGTTCGGAAACCAATGATGTTTGTGTGCAAGTAAAGAGAAGCGTAGGTATAAACAGATGTAGTGTCACTTGTCAGCTGCACTTCCTTAAATTTTAGAGGTATGTGCCGGCTCAGAAAATGCACCACAGTTCCCTCGTGTCTTCAGACTGTAGTTACCACAATTACTTGCGCAATTTAAGGAAGTTCAATAAAGCATTATTTACATATAAGACTGTCAGCTCTCTGAATGTCTCAACATAGCTTCACCATTGCAATCTACACAAAATTACTTCAGCTCTGTGGTTTGTATTGCATTGCATTATATATGTGTCTACATTTGTGTGTGAACgtgtatatttaatgttttggcCAAAGCCAGAAGTGTAGTAACCATGGATAAAACTGGCATTTTTCTGTAGGTATACAAAAGAAGCCCTTAAGAATCTTTAATCTGAGGGTACGGATGTTAATTGATTACGatagtgattttaaaaaatggtattAAATAATAAGACTGGGTTTATTTTCAGTGCTAACATCACAAAACGTGTCAgagaacaaaaaatgtgaatgaatcACCACCTTCCTCTTTAGCAGTCCTTCGCTTTTGTTACAGATTATGTCCTTGTGCAGGTGATATGGGTTATCACATGATCTTTACAGCACAGAATGCATGACAAAGTAAGTCTTTCttatctgtttttttgcaaaatgcTGTCTGCGGACAGAGAGGTGAGCTCTGCTTGTACTGTATATcagcagcgtgtgtgtgaagCAGGAGTTTCACCATTACCACCAAAATACTAAACCACGTGATTTAGGGGAACACGTCCGCAAACTTCCTTGAAAAACTGCTAAAGGTAAGCTTCACTTCCTCTATAAAAGCAGTACCACATCCTAATATACTCACTCTTTTTTAATCCCAATGtgtatatttagattttaatgataatatacTGAACAAGAAAAGCTCGACTTACCTGTGTTTCTTTTCCTGCCTGGGATGTGCATTTATCCAGGTGTACTTGTTCCCTGAAAGTGAGCAGCCCTCAGTGTGCCGTTAGCCTAAATGACACTGAGCATGGGAAAATGGTTAAGGTGTTCGACAACATTAAAAGGTAAGATTGGAGAGCTGAGCGGCCTATAATTCATGAAGCGACACATTGGTTGGCGCCACCATAGCCCTGTCATTAGATCGATTTACTAAACAAACTCAAACTAGGGTGGGGATGTTAAACAGTAACCCAGcgccataaaaacaaaaaggaaaagatccccaggtgtgtgtgtgtggttgtgtgcgTATGTCTATGTCAGGCAGGACCTCTAACACCACCTCAGAGGGCAGAACATAGGAGATCCAAGAGGTCTGAGGTAATGTTTCACAAAATAATGGGGGAGCAGTAATgattttagatatttatttCTCGTCTCAGCTATGCAGCCGAACACTTGAGCTATGTACACAGGGGTTAAGTGTTAGCAAATACAGTGAAATTAATTTAGTTGTCATCTCCACTCCTTTCATGCCTTTCAGATGAAGTTAAgtgatgaaaaataaatccatagTCTTTGAGTACATTACACAAATCACAAGCTTTGAGCTGCATGCAGTATAAACACAGACCAGCAGGTGGCAAGAGTTCACTCATTTTGAGTCAAAAGTGAATGGCAGTTTGCAGTCCTGCCAAATTCTTTCAGCATTTTGATCAATAGAAGAACAGTTTAACAGTTATGTAACATCTGCTGTTTGACTTTGACTGTTGCACGTCACACGTCTCTCCCCAAGTTCCCCGACTCTCTATGGACACCTCAAGTATCAAGTAGGacacaaaatatcaaataatAACATTTGTTATGATTAAAAGACAGAAGCACAGTTTAAGTGTtgtataatttaaaaataataacttcACATGGCACAACAGCGGTAGAACAAATGAAGCAGAATTAGCGATGTCTTGGATTACAGCGGTGctctttttatgtgtttttgaaaatgaccaaaaaaagaacaagctACACAAATCAAAGAAAACGGACAACAGCCCTATAAGATCATTTTGTCCAACTGATGCTCATAAAGGTTCATATTTCAAAGAAACTCTCAAACAAATGCTGATAGAAACTGAAAATAGTTTGCATGCTAATTGCACTATATGTACCGCTTAAGGATTTTTAGTCATCTTTCTGCTCTTTacattctctttttttgttgtttttttgttcttttattccatcttatctgtttaaatgattattctgaTGCTATTTTTGTACGGTTGTTCTGATATCAAATATCTGCATATATGGAGCTCCaacaaaataaagtacaatcaaTTGAAGCcataacagcaaaaaaaaaaaaatgtaactgaagTCTCCTGAAACCCcgttcacacacattcatcataCCCACAGTTTTCAGAAATTCCTTCCTACAAAACATATGTTGCAAGTTCTCCTCCCCATGAACGTGAGCATGTCCAAACAGTTAAAAGTGGTtaaactcagaaacacctcatTAATATTCTGCAAGTCAATATTCTCCAAGTAATAAAACCGAAAAAGGTGGTAGGGAATGAAGCACACCACCATGATTAGGGCGAAGCACATGCTCTTCAGCTGAGCCCCAAAGTCCTGCTGAGAGGTGCACCCCTGGCGATGCTTCTTGTATAGAACCCAAAGGACTTTGGCTTGGAGGGCTGTCAATGTGGTCGCTACCACTATGATCAAGGTGCTTATGATGTAGTTAGCCGCAATAGCAGTCTTTATACTCTTTCCAAAATTGAAGCAATGTCCATTagtgctgttgctgttgctgttgctgttgttgacGTTTTCCTGTGGGTGTTTGCCGTAGGAAAAATGGATGACACATGGGACCACGACAAGCACAGTGATCCACACAAAAGCGCTTAAAAGGAAAGCATGAATTCTCTGGAAGTGCACCATCTGGTTAGCTTTGTTGTAGAAAGTCAGCAGCCGGGTGATGAGGATGATCACGTAGAAGATAAAAGACATGTACATGTGGATGTGGATCATGCCACTGACCATTTTGCACCACCCCCAGCTCAGGCTCCAGTGATTAGTGGCATAATAGTAAATTCGAAAGGGCACCgtgaggaggaagatgaagtgGGTAAAGATGAGGTTGAGTACAGCGATGGAGGTGGTGGAAGTTGAGCTGGATTTCATGATGTGCATCATCAGACTCAGACTAATGGTGCCGCAGAGTAGAACCACAGAATAGATGACTAGGAGGACTGTGTGGTACTCAGAAGCTTTCATATCAGTCGTTGCCTTTGAGGTTTGGAGTACAGAGGTCATGGTCATTGTCGAGCTTTCGGCTGTGGAGACTGTGCTGTTGCCGACTGTAGAAGTCAtcttaaag is a window encoding:
- the LOC110950873 gene encoding probable G-protein coupled receptor 141 is translated as MTSTVGNSTVSTAESSTMTMTSVLQTSKATTDMKASEYHTVLLVIYSVVLLCGTISLSLMMHIMKSSSTSTTSIAVLNLIFTHFIFLLTVPFRIYYYATNHWSLSWGWCKMVSGMIHIHMYMSFIFYVIILITRLLTFYNKANQMVHFQRIHAFLLSAFVWITVLVVVPCVIHFSYGKHPQENVNNSNSNSNSTNGHCFNFGKSIKTAIAANYIISTLIIVVATTLTALQAKVLWVLYKKHRQGCTSQQDFGAQLKSMCFALIMVVCFIPYHLFRFYYLENIDLQNINEVFLSLTTFNCLDMLTFMGRRTCNICFVGRNF